One window of the Paenibacillus beijingensis genome contains the following:
- the ald gene encoding alanine dehydrogenase: protein MKIAIPKEIKNNENRVAITPSGVMALVKAGHEVLIEKGAGAGSGFADEDYAAAGARIASDAAEAWSFAEMVMKVKEPLPSEYGFFRENLILFTYLHLAAAPELARVLAEKGVIAIAYETVEANRSLPLLTPMSEVAGRMSAQIGAQFLEKNNGGIGILLGGVPGVARGKVTIIGGGVVGTNAAKIATGLGADVTVIDLSPERLRQLDDIFGSSIQTLISNPFNIAEAVAESDLVIGAVLIPGAKAPKLVTEDMIKTMKPGSVIIDVAVDQGGIFETVDRITTHDEPTYSKHGVVHYAVANMPGAVPRTSTIALTNVTIPYALQIAGKGVKQAIAESAALRLGVNVAGGSITYEALAKDLSVSYVPVEQALDKQFSAQR from the coding sequence ATGAAAATCGCCATTCCGAAGGAAATCAAAAACAATGAAAACCGTGTTGCGATTACTCCCTCAGGTGTGATGGCGCTTGTAAAAGCGGGTCATGAAGTGCTGATTGAGAAGGGTGCCGGAGCGGGGAGCGGCTTCGCCGACGAGGATTATGCTGCGGCCGGCGCACGTATCGCGAGCGATGCGGCTGAAGCTTGGTCCTTTGCGGAAATGGTGATGAAGGTGAAAGAGCCGCTTCCGTCCGAATACGGCTTTTTCCGGGAAAATTTAATTTTATTCACATACTTGCACTTGGCGGCTGCGCCCGAGCTTGCCCGTGTTCTGGCCGAAAAAGGCGTCATCGCGATCGCGTACGAGACAGTTGAGGCAAACCGCAGCCTGCCGCTGCTGACGCCGATGAGCGAAGTGGCCGGGCGCATGTCCGCTCAGATCGGGGCGCAGTTTCTGGAGAAAAACAATGGCGGCATCGGCATCCTGCTGGGCGGCGTTCCGGGCGTGGCGCGCGGCAAAGTGACGATTATCGGCGGCGGAGTGGTCGGTACGAACGCGGCAAAAATCGCGACCGGACTTGGCGCCGATGTGACGGTGATCGACTTAAGTCCGGAACGTCTGCGCCAGCTGGACGATATTTTCGGATCATCCATTCAAACGTTAATATCGAATCCGTTTAACATTGCCGAAGCGGTTGCGGAATCCGATCTTGTTATCGGGGCCGTCTTAATTCCGGGCGCCAAAGCGCCGAAGCTGGTGACGGAAGACATGATCAAAACGATGAAGCCCGGCTCCGTTATTATCGACGTGGCCGTCGATCAAGGCGGGATCTTCGAGACGGTGGACCGGATCACGACCCATGATGAGCCGACTTATAGCAAGCACGGGGTCGTCCATTACGCCGTCGCCAACATGCCGGGCGCCGTTCCGCGCACGTCGACCATCGCGTTGACGAACGTGACGATTCCTTATGCGCTGCAAATCGCCGGCAAAGGCGTAAAGCAGGCGATCGCGGAGAGCGCTGCCCTGCGGCTCGGCGTGAACGTTGCCGGCGGCTCGATTACCTACGAAGCGTTAGCGAAAGATCTCAGTGTTTCTTATGTTCCGGTAGAACAGGCGTTGGACAAGCAGTTTTCGGCGCAGCGGTAA
- a CDS encoding nucleoside hydrolase — protein sequence MQKMNPILLDVDTGIDDSVAILYALNALNIRVEGICTGFGNTDVGQATDNTLRLIKLANPDYDIPVAPGAAGPLQRRWSGPVVHVHGNNGIGNAELPASSQQPLQQSAADFIVRKANEQPGEITLVTLGRLTNLALALEKDPSIGTKIKKVVMMGGTVAAPGNVTPVCEANFHGDPEAAARVLKSDLPLTIVGLDVTMKTRLTARHLELLARNAGPDKRELIAYLQTALSYYFNYYTQVNDFIGACPLHDPLALLVAVDPSLVKMQTLKADIECEGRFTAGMVVTDQRTHPSIGRDVQVCLEVDSERAVNKLVAAFL from the coding sequence ATGCAGAAGATGAATCCTATTTTGCTAGACGTCGATACCGGGATTGACGATTCAGTGGCTATTTTGTATGCGCTGAATGCACTAAATATTCGCGTGGAGGGAATTTGTACCGGATTCGGTAATACGGATGTGGGGCAGGCAACCGACAATACCCTCCGGCTCATTAAGCTTGCCAATCCGGATTATGACATCCCCGTTGCACCCGGTGCGGCCGGGCCGCTTCAGCGAAGGTGGTCGGGACCGGTCGTACATGTTCATGGGAACAACGGGATTGGAAATGCGGAGCTTCCGGCTTCCAGCCAGCAGCCGCTTCAACAATCCGCAGCGGATTTTATCGTCCGAAAAGCGAACGAGCAGCCGGGGGAGATCACTCTCGTTACGCTTGGCAGACTGACCAATTTGGCGCTGGCGCTTGAGAAAGACCCGTCGATCGGCACGAAAATCAAAAAAGTTGTCATGATGGGGGGGACCGTGGCTGCTCCAGGCAATGTCACCCCGGTTTGCGAAGCAAACTTCCACGGTGATCCGGAAGCGGCGGCACGGGTATTGAAATCCGATTTGCCTTTGACAATCGTAGGGCTGGACGTCACGATGAAAACAAGGCTGACCGCCCGCCATCTTGAACTGCTGGCCCGCAATGCCGGCCCGGACAAGCGGGAATTAATTGCGTATCTGCAGACGGCGTTAAGCTATTATTTCAATTATTACACCCAAGTGAACGATTTTATCGGAGCCTGTCCGCTTCACGACCCTTTGGCACTGTTAGTTGCGGTTGATCCAAGTCTGGTAAAGATGCAGACCCTAAAAGCTGACATTGAGTGCGAAGGGCGCTTTACGGCGGGGATGGTCGTGACCGACCAAAGAACCCATCCTTCGATCGGCCGCGATGTGCAGGTTTGCCTTGAAGTCGATTCGGAGCGGGCGGTCAACAAGCTTGTTGCCGCATTTTTGTAA
- a CDS encoding ABC transporter permease, which translates to MRPRKAVFLDLFGLAGAVAASLVIGIIVIFCVSSEPLAAMNAFFVEPLTNAFNFGSILNRMVPLVFTGLAIAVVFQSGVFSMGAEGQLYIGALTGAVAAVYMKGLSAWMHIPLVLVCAILGGGLFAFLPGILKARFKADEIVSTLMFNYIGIFFVSYLLNNVIKDANSGGFARTPYVQDSARLHQIVQGFPTLYSFVFALAAAAVVYILLFKTRTGYELRLVGKNPLFAEYGGIHIRKAIVLSMVISGALAGLGGAMEVIGQQGALNDHFSTGLGFDGIIISLLARNHPIGILVSAFFYAYLTVGGQNMQAGSDVPRDLAVIIQSLLVLFVSSQALFAYLNSRKAVRKGGAEVAS; encoded by the coding sequence ATGAGACCAAGAAAAGCTGTATTTCTAGATCTTTTCGGGTTGGCGGGAGCTGTCGCTGCATCGCTCGTCATCGGAATTATTGTTATTTTCTGCGTAAGCAGCGAGCCGTTGGCTGCGATGAACGCCTTTTTTGTCGAACCGTTGACCAACGCGTTTAACTTCGGTTCGATTCTGAACCGGATGGTTCCGCTCGTCTTTACCGGTCTGGCAATCGCGGTCGTTTTTCAAAGCGGCGTTTTCAGCATGGGCGCGGAGGGGCAGCTTTATATCGGGGCGCTGACCGGAGCGGTTGCCGCCGTTTATATGAAAGGGTTGTCCGCTTGGATGCACATTCCGCTTGTACTCGTTTGCGCGATACTCGGCGGCGGCCTGTTCGCTTTCCTGCCGGGCATACTCAAAGCGCGGTTTAAAGCCGATGAGATTGTATCCACCTTAATGTTCAATTATATCGGGATCTTCTTTGTCTCCTATTTGTTGAACAACGTCATAAAGGATGCTAACAGCGGCGGCTTTGCCAGGACTCCGTACGTGCAGGACAGCGCCCGGCTGCATCAGATTGTGCAAGGATTTCCGACCCTGTACAGCTTCGTCTTCGCGCTCGCGGCAGCCGCAGTCGTCTACATCCTGCTGTTCAAAACAAGGACGGGATATGAACTGCGCCTTGTCGGCAAAAATCCGCTGTTTGCGGAATACGGCGGCATCCATATTCGGAAAGCCATTGTTCTCAGTATGGTCATCAGCGGCGCGCTTGCCGGACTGGGGGGGGCGATGGAGGTCATCGGCCAGCAGGGGGCGTTAAATGATCATTTTTCCACCGGTCTCGGATTTGACGGCATTATCATTTCCCTGCTGGCGCGCAATCATCCGATCGGCATACTCGTGTCGGCTTTCTTCTACGCTTATTTGACGGTAGGAGGGCAGAACATGCAGGCGGGCAGCGATGTGCCTCGCGATCTGGCCGTTATCATTCAGTCGCTGCTCGTTCTCTTCGTATCCTCTCAAGCTCTATTCGCCTATTTGAACAGCAGAAAAGCGGTGCGTAAAGGAGGAGCCGAAGTTGCTTCATAG
- a CDS encoding ABC transporter ATP-binding protein, whose amino-acid sequence MSDLLEMRNIHKVYSNGTRANRGVSFSVRHGEIHALVGENGAGKSTLMKILFGLETPSEGEIFYKGEKIEMRTPKDAIRYEIGMVHQHFMLVPSFTVAQNIVLGSEPRKGALSDHKAALLETDRLIREYGLKVDSSATVARLSVGLKQRVEILKVLYRGARLIILDEPTAVLTPQETDELFHSLRKLVDTGYTIIFITHKLNEVMSISDRITVLRAGQTVTTLNTAKTNKEEISRLMVGREVLLRVQKTPARAKETVLRINGLSDEDSYSGQPVLRNVSLEVKSGEILGIAGVEGNGQTELIEAITGFGKGYRGSILFQDKPLAGESIRAIRAMGIGHIPEDRQTRGACLTASVKENLILDQYREKAFGRIWFLNERQIRRHARELIERFDIRTESEDTPAGSLSGGNIQKIVVARELHKKPKLLIAAQPTRGVDIGSIEFIHKEIVRARDEGAAVLLVSAELTEIMSLSDRIGVLYNGELTALLNNTDDLTEEEIGYYMLGVKKDERKAVAT is encoded by the coding sequence ATGTCCGACCTGCTGGAAATGAGAAATATCCATAAAGTGTATTCAAACGGGACAAGAGCCAACCGAGGCGTTTCGTTTTCGGTCCGGCACGGAGAAATCCATGCGCTTGTCGGCGAAAATGGAGCTGGAAAATCAACCTTGATGAAAATATTGTTCGGTCTTGAAACGCCTTCGGAGGGCGAAATCTTCTACAAAGGCGAAAAGATCGAAATGAGGACTCCCAAAGATGCAATCCGCTATGAAATCGGGATGGTGCACCAGCATTTTATGCTGGTTCCATCCTTCACCGTCGCACAAAATATCGTACTCGGCTCCGAACCGCGCAAAGGCGCTCTTTCCGACCATAAAGCCGCACTCTTGGAAACCGATAGGCTGATCCGGGAATATGGGTTGAAAGTCGATTCGAGTGCCACGGTCGCCAGGCTTTCGGTTGGATTAAAGCAGCGTGTTGAAATTCTGAAGGTATTGTACAGGGGGGCGCGGCTCATCATTCTGGACGAGCCGACGGCGGTGCTGACGCCCCAGGAAACAGACGAGCTTTTCCATTCGCTGCGAAAGCTTGTGGATACTGGTTATACGATCATTTTCATCACGCACAAGCTGAATGAAGTCATGTCCATATCGGACCGGATTACGGTCCTGAGGGCCGGTCAAACGGTTACAACCTTGAACACCGCCAAAACGAATAAAGAGGAAATTTCCCGGCTTATGGTTGGCCGGGAGGTTTTGCTGAGGGTACAGAAAACGCCGGCCCGTGCGAAAGAGACGGTACTTCGAATAAACGGCTTGAGCGACGAGGATTCCTATTCCGGGCAGCCTGTGCTAAGGAACGTATCGCTTGAAGTCAAATCGGGTGAAATTTTAGGTATCGCCGGTGTGGAGGGCAACGGTCAGACGGAGTTGATCGAGGCGATTACCGGCTTCGGGAAAGGCTACCGCGGGTCAATCCTGTTTCAGGACAAACCGCTCGCCGGCGAATCTATTCGGGCCATCCGCGCAATGGGCATTGGACATATTCCCGAAGACCGGCAGACGAGAGGAGCCTGCCTGACCGCTTCTGTGAAGGAAAATCTGATTCTCGACCAGTACCGGGAAAAAGCTTTCGGGCGGATATGGTTTCTGAATGAACGCCAAATCCGCAGACATGCCAGAGAGCTGATTGAACGGTTCGATATCCGCACGGAAAGCGAAGATACGCCAGCGGGCTCGTTATCAGGGGGCAATATACAAAAAATCGTCGTTGCCCGGGAACTGCATAAAAAACCTAAGCTGCTCATTGCGGCTCAGCCGACCCGGGGAGTCGACATCGGCTCAATTGAATTCATCCACAAAGAGATTGTCCGGGCCCGCGATGAAGGGGCGGCTGTTCTTCTTGTGTCTGCGGAATTAACGGAAATTATGAGCTTGAGCGACCGGATCGGGGTGCTGTATAACGGGGAACTAACAGCCTTGCTGAACAATACGGACGATTTGACAGAGGAAGAAATCGGTTATTACATGCTTGGGGTAAAGAAGGATGAGCGAAAGGCGGTAGCGACATGA
- a CDS encoding BMP family lipoprotein: MKKQHLVKLSMMLLVILFIAAGCGSNKSGQSGSSQTDIGGSEAPLSVGLYINGNLGDQGFFDSANAGVQRMDKEFGAKIKVVEGGSNQTDWAVGLESMVSSGKYDIVIAGTSQMSDITINLAKRYPNQKFIFFDVAIEGLPNVYSVIYDQKEGSFLAGAFAALVTKSTELKGSNPDKTIGFIGGMDIPIINEFRSGYEQGAQYIDRDIKVISSFVGSFSDAPKGKELGLAQFKQQKVDVIFAAAGAGGLGMFEAAKELGTYAIGCNVNQNEVQPGTVLTSMLKNVSDSLFRAVDRYKKGELQFGVSEQLGFAEGGVGLAKDDLYSKNVPQTIRDQVEEIQKKLESGEITLK, encoded by the coding sequence ATGAAAAAACAACATTTGGTTAAATTGAGCATGATGCTTCTAGTGATTTTATTTATTGCTGCCGGATGCGGATCGAACAAGAGCGGCCAGAGCGGCAGCTCTCAGACGGATATCGGGGGTTCAGAGGCTCCCCTCTCAGTCGGGCTTTACATTAACGGCAATCTCGGTGACCAAGGATTTTTCGATTCAGCCAATGCCGGCGTGCAACGCATGGATAAAGAGTTTGGCGCGAAAATCAAAGTGGTGGAAGGCGGCAGCAACCAGACCGACTGGGCGGTAGGACTCGAATCCATGGTTTCGAGCGGCAAATATGACATCGTTATCGCTGGAACAAGCCAGATGAGCGATATTACGATTAATCTTGCCAAACGCTATCCGAACCAGAAGTTTATTTTCTTTGATGTGGCCATTGAAGGGCTCCCGAATGTTTATTCCGTTATTTACGACCAAAAGGAGGGTTCGTTCCTCGCCGGCGCTTTTGCAGCCCTGGTTACGAAAAGCACCGAACTGAAAGGATCGAATCCAGACAAAACAATCGGCTTTATCGGGGGCATGGATATCCCCATTATTAATGAGTTCAGAAGCGGTTATGAGCAGGGCGCCCAATATATCGATCGGGACATCAAGGTCATCTCGTCGTTTGTTGGAAGTTTTTCGGACGCTCCGAAAGGCAAAGAGCTTGGCCTGGCCCAGTTTAAGCAGCAGAAGGTTGATGTTATATTCGCGGCGGCCGGCGCGGGCGGACTTGGCATGTTCGAAGCGGCCAAGGAGCTTGGAACCTATGCCATCGGCTGCAACGTCAACCAGAATGAGGTTCAACCGGGAACGGTACTGACCTCAATGCTCAAAAACGTGAGCGATTCGCTCTTCCGGGCAGTCGACCGGTACAAGAAGGGCGAACTCCAATTCGGCGTTTCCGAGCAACTCGGATTTGCCGAGGGCGGTGTTGGACTTGCGAAGGACGATCTGTACAGCAAAAACGTTCCGCAGACGATCCGCGACCAAGTCGAGGAGATTCAGAAAAAGCTGGAGTCCGGCGAAATTACGCTTAAATAG
- a CDS encoding Na-translocating system protein MpsC family protein has translation MDQSFKKKLSILYNEINKEMFNVGVQSQKIYTIENQALIYAKINRLPVFNMLGEERKELLLSLESAVASSFKNLLKERIEATFNMPVTAVFKDYDPGTGYICTVISFDKTLTK, from the coding sequence ATGGATCAATCTTTTAAAAAGAAACTATCCATACTTTACAATGAAATTAATAAAGAGATGTTCAATGTAGGTGTGCAAAGTCAAAAGATATATACCATTGAGAATCAAGCTCTTATTTATGCTAAAATAAACCGCCTTCCAGTATTTAATATGTTGGGTGAGGAACGTAAAGAACTGCTCTTATCGTTGGAATCGGCCGTAGCATCGAGTTTTAAAAACCTGTTGAAGGAAAGAATCGAAGCGACGTTCAACATGCCGGTAACGGCCGTATTCAAAGATTATGACCCAGGCACCGGATATATTTGTACGGTAATTTCATTTGATAAAACACTGACCAAATAA
- the acnA gene encoding aconitate hydratase AcnA, translated as MSKQNHFSVRSSLESGGKTYAYYRLQGLEEQGLGPVSKLPFSIKVLLEAAVRQFDGRAITPEHVKQLATWSEGREDKEIPFIPARIVLQDFTGVPVVVDLAAMRDTVKKAGGDPKQINPLVPVDLVIDHSVMVDAFGTPDALATNMDLEFERNGERYRFLRWAQTAFDNFRAVPPATGIVHQVNLEYLASVAATKTVDGETVVYPDSLVGTDSHTTMINGLGVVGWGVGGIEAEAGMLGQPLYFVMPEVIGFKLTGQLAEGATATDLALTVTQILRKKGVVGKFVEFFGPGLSNISLEDRATVANMAPEYGATIGFFPVDGETIRFLRATGRTEEQIALVESYYKEQGMFRTDETPDPVFTDLVELDLSTIVPSLAGPKRPQDRVELTNMKEEFNSIIRTPIEKGGYGLSDEKIGQVVDIQHKNGKTSQMGTGAVVIAAITSCTNTSNPSVMLGAGLVAKKAVERGLVKPEYVKSSLTPGSLVVTEYLKKADLLAPLEKLGFYVAGYGCATCIGNSGPLPDEVSQAIADNDMTVAAVLSGNRNFEGRVHAQVKANYLASPPLVVAYALAGTVNIDLASDPIGYDPQGAPVYLKDIWPTSQEIRDAVGTAVSPEMFREKYANVFTQNEQWNEIPVPQGELYEWDEKSTYIANPPFFENLGSEVGDITDIKAANVLALLGDSVTTDHISPAGNIKADSPAGKFLIEHGVDKKDFNSYGSRRGHHEVMMRGTFANIRIRNQVAPGTEGGVTTYLPTDEVMSIYDASMKYQDKDNNLVVIAGKEYGTGSSRDWAAKGTFLLGVKAVIAESFERIHRSNLVGMGVLPLQFQQGQGWSTLGINGREKFDIVGLSNDVTPGQTVHVTATREDGSSFEFPVVVRLDSMVDVDYYRNGGILQTVLRQMIAGGK; from the coding sequence ATGTCCAAGCAAAACCATTTCTCCGTCCGCTCGTCGCTTGAGTCCGGCGGTAAAACGTACGCCTATTACCGGCTGCAAGGGCTTGAGGAACAAGGACTGGGACCCGTATCGAAGCTTCCGTTTTCCATTAAAGTGCTGCTGGAGGCCGCTGTCCGCCAATTCGACGGCCGCGCCATTACGCCCGAGCATGTGAAGCAGCTTGCCACCTGGTCGGAAGGCCGCGAAGACAAGGAAATCCCGTTCATTCCGGCACGGATCGTGCTGCAGGACTTCACCGGCGTACCGGTCGTCGTCGATCTGGCAGCGATGCGCGATACCGTGAAAAAAGCGGGCGGGGATCCGAAGCAGATCAATCCGCTCGTACCGGTCGACCTCGTTATCGACCACTCCGTCATGGTCGACGCGTTCGGAACGCCGGATGCGCTCGCCACGAACATGGATCTCGAATTCGAACGCAACGGAGAGCGCTACCGCTTCCTGCGCTGGGCGCAAACGGCGTTTGACAACTTCCGCGCAGTGCCGCCGGCAACGGGTATCGTTCACCAGGTCAACCTGGAATATTTGGCATCGGTAGCGGCAACGAAAACGGTTGACGGCGAGACGGTTGTTTACCCGGATTCGCTCGTCGGCACCGACTCCCACACGACGATGATCAACGGTCTCGGCGTTGTCGGCTGGGGCGTCGGCGGCATCGAGGCGGAAGCCGGCATGCTCGGCCAGCCGCTCTACTTCGTCATGCCGGAAGTTATCGGCTTCAAGCTGACCGGACAGCTGGCCGAAGGCGCGACCGCAACCGACCTGGCGCTGACAGTGACGCAAATTCTCCGTAAAAAAGGCGTTGTCGGCAAGTTCGTCGAGTTCTTCGGTCCGGGCCTCTCCAACATCAGCCTGGAAGACCGCGCGACGGTTGCCAACATGGCTCCGGAATACGGCGCCACGATCGGCTTCTTCCCGGTCGACGGCGAAACGATCCGCTTCCTGCGCGCCACCGGCCGAACTGAGGAGCAAATCGCGCTCGTGGAGTCCTATTACAAAGAGCAGGGCATGTTCCGTACGGACGAAACGCCGGACCCGGTATTTACCGATCTGGTCGAGCTCGATCTCTCCACCATCGTGCCGTCCCTCGCCGGTCCTAAGCGTCCGCAGGACCGCGTTGAGCTGACGAACATGAAGGAAGAGTTCAACAGCATTATCCGCACCCCGATCGAAAAAGGCGGCTACGGCCTCTCCGACGAGAAGATCGGTCAAGTCGTGGACATTCAGCATAAAAACGGCAAAACGAGCCAAATGGGCACCGGCGCCGTCGTCATCGCCGCGATTACGAGCTGCACGAACACGTCCAACCCGAGCGTTATGCTGGGCGCGGGCCTCGTCGCCAAGAAAGCGGTCGAGCGCGGACTTGTGAAGCCCGAATATGTGAAAAGCTCGCTGACGCCGGGTTCCCTCGTCGTTACCGAATATTTGAAAAAAGCGGATCTGCTTGCGCCGCTCGAGAAGCTCGGCTTCTACGTCGCCGGCTACGGCTGCGCAACGTGCATCGGCAACTCCGGTCCGCTGCCGGACGAAGTGAGCCAGGCGATCGCCGACAACGATATGACCGTTGCCGCCGTTCTGTCCGGCAACCGGAACTTCGAAGGCCGCGTCCATGCGCAGGTGAAAGCGAACTACCTCGCTTCCCCGCCGCTTGTCGTCGCTTACGCGCTGGCGGGCACGGTCAACATCGATCTGGCCAGCGATCCGATCGGCTACGATCCGCAGGGCGCGCCGGTCTACCTGAAGGACATCTGGCCGACTTCCCAGGAAATCCGCGATGCGGTCGGCACCGCCGTCAGCCCGGAAATGTTCCGTGAGAAGTACGCCAACGTGTTCACCCAGAACGAGCAGTGGAACGAGATTCCGGTGCCGCAGGGCGAGCTGTACGAGTGGGATGAGAAATCGACCTACATCGCTAACCCGCCGTTCTTTGAAAACCTCGGCTCCGAAGTCGGCGATATCACCGACATTAAAGCGGCCAACGTGCTTGCCCTGCTCGGCGATTCCGTCACGACGGACCATATCTCGCCGGCAGGCAACATTAAAGCCGACAGCCCGGCCGGCAAATTCCTGATCGAGCACGGCGTCGACAAGAAGGACTTCAACTCTTACGGTTCCCGCCGCGGCCACCACGAAGTGATGATGCGCGGAACGTTCGCGAACATCCGGATCCGCAACCAGGTTGCGCCGGGCACCGAGGGCGGCGTCACGACGTACCTGCCGACCGATGAAGTGATGTCCATCTACGACGCTTCGATGAAATATCAGGACAAAGACAACAACCTCGTCGTCATCGCCGGCAAAGAGTACGGTACCGGCAGCTCCCGCGACTGGGCGGCCAAAGGCACCTTCCTGCTCGGCGTCAAAGCGGTCATCGCCGAGAGCTTCGAGCGGATTCACCGCTCCAACCTGGTCGGCATGGGCGTGCTGCCGCTGCAGTTCCAGCAAGGTCAAGGCTGGAGCACGCTCGGCATCAACGGCCGCGAGAAATTCGACATCGTCGGACTTTCCAATGACGTGACGCCGGGCCAAACGGTGCACGTTACCGCAACCCGCGAAGACGGCTCGTCGTTCGAATTCCCGGTTGTCGTCCGCCTCGATTCGATGGTCGACGTCGACTACTACCGCAACGGCGGCATCCTGCAAACGGTGCTGCGCCAAATGATCGCCGGCGGGAAATAA
- a CDS encoding ABC transporter permease, translating into MLHSIWEQIVNLSFFAVLLRLLPPILLGALGGLLTDRGGVINIGIEGLMLVSAFTSISVGSASGSWVAGVLAGMLASVLVSLLMAFFTLQMKVDVIVAGFAVNIFGGAATVLLMSILYHSHGQYMPADPVRIPNVVIPFIEDIPVLGQLLSGHNVMVWLSFLAVLFCYVLLNHTPYGFHLRAVGEEPSAARSLGIDVQRIQYSALIWGGVFSGLAGAYLSTGMTSMFVREMTAGTGFLALAVVIFGNKNPVGILFGSLLFALAQTLVNTVETTPDNKVPSQLIAMIPYIVTVAVLSVYAVRKASTRRRKAAAV; encoded by the coding sequence TTGCTTCATAGTATCTGGGAACAAATCGTCAATTTAAGTTTTTTTGCGGTTCTTTTGCGGCTGCTGCCCCCTATTCTGCTGGGCGCTCTCGGCGGTCTTCTGACCGACAGGGGGGGAGTGATCAATATTGGCATTGAAGGCTTGATGCTCGTTTCCGCTTTTACATCCATCTCCGTCGGTTCGGCTTCAGGTAGCTGGGTGGCAGGGGTGCTGGCGGGTATGCTTGCTTCTGTTTTGGTCAGCCTTTTGATGGCATTTTTTACCCTTCAAATGAAAGTGGACGTCATCGTGGCCGGGTTTGCCGTTAATATTTTTGGAGGTGCGGCCACCGTCCTGCTGATGAGCATTTTATATCATTCCCACGGCCAGTATATGCCTGCCGATCCGGTCCGCATCCCCAATGTCGTCATTCCGTTCATTGAAGACATCCCGGTGCTCGGCCAGCTGCTCAGTGGACATAATGTAATGGTTTGGCTATCGTTTCTCGCTGTTCTGTTTTGTTATGTTTTGCTGAACCATACGCCTTACGGCTTTCATCTCCGGGCTGTCGGAGAAGAGCCTTCCGCGGCACGTTCCCTTGGCATTGACGTTCAGCGGATTCAATATTCGGCTCTAATATGGGGAGGAGTGTTCTCGGGACTGGCCGGCGCTTATTTGTCCACGGGGATGACCAGTATGTTTGTCAGAGAGATGACGGCGGGTACCGGTTTTCTGGCGCTAGCGGTTGTCATTTTCGGCAATAAAAATCCGGTCGGCATTCTTTTTGGCTCCCTTTTGTTTGCACTGGCCCAGACACTTGTAAATACGGTGGAAACAACCCCCGATAATAAAGTGCCGAGCCAACTGATCGCAATGATCCCTTATATCGTGACGGTTGCGGTACTTTCGGTTTATGCCGTGCGCAAAGCCAGTACACGCAGACGTAAAGCCGCCGCCGTCTAA